A stretch of the Desulfuribacillus alkaliarsenatis genome encodes the following:
- a CDS encoding helicase C-terminal domain-containing protein has translation MSNLYERYIIMYINELLIEDKITKSIGYVSIENTKITDVSAANLGIHEFIIDDSNTDAYLAEVLPLLDNSIVVFYSADEQLPLLNSILESSGYNHFNGLYLDLRRTLPVFTNSTNTGEQHLSHLELMVQIFWHQYNYLKELPILVIQKLIEVYNSIEDIAIKGYLLNIENEKMQELGATTLASDSVAFSQLVLKKKVITEVEEHNIGLNDLLNFFQNPNREKILNDFEARPQQQKMLEHVHTALKENKHLLVEAGTGTGKTLAYLLPLLYFSLTNEKRVVVATNTVLLQKQIFERDIPLLQKIYKIPFNVAIFKGRGRYLCLRKLINQLANDKGNSTKKSDLLATIIVWLCKTETGEGEELQLKDNKDWQQISSDSETCLNKKCYCFSYCYYHFAKEKANHANLIITNHSLVFSDIKTDHQILPAYKHIVFDEAHHLENEATKHLGTRIQYHDIKQCLTYLYRDIKNGALPKAMDYIRLLLTQGNVEYGDILEILNQLIKQTMELTLAFDDCMLEVRQWILSHQKEQYEYNESIRFTTKLRTDFTKQDLFSNVTTQLKLINTLMEDLEKAIHNYDELDYQLSEYVNNVLMQKRLLQQFEKDLQFFFSKHEDDKYVYWFEIGSNHSYKKLCFNAVPIYIGEILNEKLFDKKSSCILTSATLAIRGSFKYAMKKFGLDVISERVMSLELDSPFDYKEQCLVCIPTNIPSIKDEGVFINNACKLIIKLLSITDGKTLLLFTSNRMLASFHSNLKQGLATTDIKVLAQNIDSNNRSKLLEEFFESKKAILLGSNSFWEGVDMPGDALTNLFIIKLPFWPPNMPIVEARTEQLEKEQKNSFMEYALPEAIIRFKQGFGRLIRTKTDRGIVVIFDRRVIDSKYGSFFIKALPGPTVRAVSENELFNEISEWNQS, from the coding sequence ATGAGCAACTTATATGAACGATATATCATAATGTACATAAACGAGCTTCTTATCGAAGACAAAATCACGAAGAGCATCGGCTATGTTTCTATAGAAAATACAAAGATTACTGATGTAAGCGCTGCTAACTTAGGGATACATGAATTTATAATTGATGATAGTAATACTGATGCCTATTTAGCAGAGGTTTTACCATTGCTAGACAACAGTATTGTGGTTTTTTACTCTGCCGATGAACAGTTGCCATTGCTTAATAGCATACTGGAATCATCAGGCTATAATCACTTTAATGGTCTATACTTAGATTTAAGACGGACCTTACCTGTGTTTACGAACTCAACAAACACTGGGGAGCAGCATTTAAGTCACTTAGAGTTAATGGTGCAAATTTTTTGGCATCAATACAACTATTTGAAGGAACTACCGATATTAGTGATTCAAAAACTAATTGAAGTCTATAATTCAATAGAAGATATAGCTATTAAAGGATATTTGCTAAATATTGAAAATGAAAAAATGCAAGAATTGGGTGCAACGACCCTAGCAAGTGACTCCGTTGCCTTCTCTCAGTTGGTCTTAAAGAAGAAGGTAATAACAGAGGTAGAAGAACACAATATAGGGTTAAATGATTTGCTAAACTTTTTTCAAAATCCCAATCGAGAAAAGATACTTAATGATTTTGAAGCACGACCGCAACAGCAAAAAATGCTGGAACATGTTCATACTGCACTAAAGGAAAACAAACATCTATTAGTAGAAGCGGGTACAGGAACGGGTAAAACATTAGCATATTTATTACCGCTCCTATATTTTAGCCTTACTAACGAAAAAAGAGTTGTTGTAGCTACCAATACGGTTTTGCTACAGAAGCAAATATTTGAGAGGGATATACCATTACTGCAAAAAATATATAAGATTCCTTTTAATGTAGCTATATTTAAAGGTAGGGGTCGTTATCTTTGTCTACGCAAGTTAATTAACCAGTTAGCAAACGACAAAGGTAATTCAACGAAGAAAAGCGATTTACTTGCTACAATCATTGTATGGTTATGTAAAACTGAGACTGGCGAAGGGGAAGAGCTACAGCTAAAGGATAATAAAGACTGGCAGCAAATCAGTAGCGATTCAGAAACTTGCTTAAATAAAAAATGTTATTGCTTTTCTTATTGTTATTATCACTTTGCTAAAGAAAAAGCAAACCATGCAAATCTAATTATCACCAATCATTCACTGGTCTTTTCTGATATTAAAACGGATCATCAAATACTACCTGCCTATAAGCATATTGTCTTTGATGAAGCCCATCACCTTGAAAATGAAGCAACTAAACATCTTGGAACAAGGATACAATACCATGATATCAAGCAATGCCTAACTTATTTATATCGGGATATTAAGAATGGTGCTTTGCCGAAAGCTATGGATTACATTAGATTGCTATTAACGCAGGGAAATGTTGAGTATGGTGACATATTAGAAATCCTCAATCAGTTAATCAAACAAACTATGGAGCTTACGCTAGCATTCGATGATTGCATGCTTGAGGTTCGCCAGTGGATACTCAGCCACCAGAAGGAACAATATGAATATAACGAAAGCATCCGCTTTACAACAAAATTGAGGACAGATTTTACAAAGCAGGACTTGTTTTCAAATGTTACCACTCAACTAAAGCTAATTAATACGCTAATGGAAGACCTTGAAAAAGCTATTCACAACTATGATGAGCTTGATTATCAGCTAAGCGAATATGTAAATAACGTACTAATGCAGAAGAGGCTGCTTCAGCAGTTTGAAAAAGATTTGCAGTTTTTCTTTAGTAAGCATGAAGATGATAAATACGTGTATTGGTTTGAAATAGGTTCTAATCATTCCTATAAAAAACTATGTTTTAATGCTGTTCCAATATATATTGGTGAAATTCTAAACGAGAAGTTATTTGATAAAAAGTCATCATGTATTCTAACATCTGCAACCCTAGCTATCCGAGGCTCTTTTAAATATGCTATGAAAAAGTTTGGATTAGATGTAATCAGTGAAAGGGTTATGTCACTTGAACTAGACTCACCATTTGATTATAAAGAGCAATGCCTAGTATGTATACCAACTAATATTCCATCAATTAAAGATGAGGGAGTCTTTATTAACAATGCCTGCAAGCTTATTATCAAGCTTTTAAGTATAACAGATGGCAAAACATTGTTGCTATTTACTTCTAATCGAATGCTTGCTAGCTTTCATAGCAATCTGAAACAGGGTTTAGCAACAACTGACATAAAAGTGCTAGCACAAAATATCGATAGCAACAATCGTTCAAAGTTACTTGAAGAGTTTTTTGAATCGAAAAAAGCCATCCTGCTTGGTAGTAATTCCTTTTGGGAAGGGGTGGATATGCCAGGGGATGCTTTGACGAACTTATTTATAATTAAGCTACCATTTTGGCCACCTAATATGCCTATTGTTGAGGCGCGAACTGAGCAATTGGAGAAAGAGCAGAAAAACTCTTTTATGGAATATGCTTTACCAGAAGCTATTATAAGATTCAAACAAGGCTTTGGACGTTTAATTAGAACTAAAACAGACAGGGGAATTGTAGTAATTTTTGATCGGCGGGTTATCGATAGTAAGTACGGTAGCTTTTTTATTAAAGCTTTACCAGGTCCTACTGTTAGAGCAGTTTCTGAAAATGAACTGTTTAATGAAATTAGTGAATGGAATCAATCATAA
- a CDS encoding B12-binding domain-containing radical SAM protein: MPYLAGFVPSSFEIILIDEYSQQIPFEKFDVVAVTVNTPNAPHVYRIAKKFQDLGSWVVLGGPHITLLPEEASKHANTIFVGEAEETWPSFLTDFLEGKPEEVYECKNTPDLKDLPLPRRDLIVGHKFTSGAVFATRGCPHNCSYCCLKKIYCHHFRKRPVEEVIEDIKNIPNKHFVFWDDNFFADAEYTKKLLKMLKPLKKKWAAQVTAQSCKDEELLCMAKKAGCLYLFLGLESFSKEGLKDANKSFNIIEQYPKIVELIHSNGISVQAGVVFGFDSDTMAVFDDALEFCESIGVDGVTASILTPFPGTSLYDALEKDCRLLDVDWSYYNGKTRVSFEPKQLTSSELLEGYNSFRGKFYSWRSIVRRLSKSRVNIIYNLIMNLGYMKAYKRFQSKTRVE, from the coding sequence ATGCCTTATTTAGCTGGCTTTGTACCATCTTCTTTTGAAATAATATTAATAGATGAATACTCACAACAAATTCCCTTTGAAAAGTTTGATGTAGTTGCAGTAACTGTAAATACTCCTAATGCTCCACATGTATACAGGATAGCAAAAAAGTTCCAAGACCTGGGATCTTGGGTTGTATTAGGTGGACCTCATATTACGCTTCTACCTGAAGAAGCAAGTAAACATGCTAATACCATATTCGTTGGTGAAGCAGAAGAAACTTGGCCTTCTTTTTTAACAGACTTTCTTGAAGGAAAGCCAGAGGAAGTTTATGAGTGTAAAAATACTCCTGACTTAAAAGATTTACCATTGCCTAGGCGTGATTTAATCGTCGGCCACAAGTTTACTAGTGGAGCAGTTTTTGCTACTAGAGGATGCCCACACAATTGCAGCTATTGTTGCCTCAAAAAAATATATTGTCATCATTTTCGAAAAAGACCTGTCGAGGAAGTTATTGAAGATATAAAAAATATTCCCAATAAACATTTCGTCTTTTGGGATGATAATTTTTTTGCTGATGCTGAGTATACAAAGAAACTATTGAAAATGCTAAAACCATTAAAGAAAAAATGGGCAGCTCAGGTAACAGCTCAAAGCTGTAAGGACGAAGAGCTATTATGCATGGCAAAAAAAGCTGGTTGCCTGTACTTATTTCTGGGATTAGAGTCCTTTTCAAAAGAGGGTTTAAAGGACGCAAATAAAAGTTTTAATATAATAGAGCAGTATCCGAAAATAGTAGAACTAATACATAGTAATGGCATAAGTGTGCAAGCAGGTGTCGTGTTTGGTTTTGATTCAGACACAATGGCTGTTTTTGACGATGCCCTAGAATTTTGTGAATCGATAGGTGTAGATGGCGTAACTGCTAGTATTCTAACTCCGTTTCCTGGTACTAGTTTATATGATGCTTTGGAAAAGGACTGCAGACTTCTTGACGTTGATTGGTCATATTATAATGGGAAAACCAGAGTCAGTTTTGAACCTAAGCAGTTAACTAGTTCGGAGTTACTTGAAGGTTATAATAGTTTTCGTGGTAAGTTTTATTCGTGGAGAAGCATTGTGAGGAGATTATCCAAGTCACGTGTAAATATCATATACAACTTAATAATGAATTTAGGTTATATGAAAGCATATAAAAGGTTTCAGAGCAAAACAAGAGTCGAATAA
- the ltrA gene encoding group II intron reverse transcriptase/maturase: MHRLKETNARQVGLEKHLQTSLNDIEKKAKYKKDHKFENLYRLLNKWNLGQSWQLINKRAAKGVDKISAKAFEANLPEELNLLEKELKKGTYRANLIRRTHISKSDGGQRPLGIPVVRDKLLQTTCSKILQAIYEPKFQDFRYGYRKGKGAKDAVKHLSKELNHGKYGYIVEADIKGYFQNINHDYLIAMLSNDIADKPFIRLIKKWLKAGIMTEENIIEKPQQGTPQGGVISPILANIYLHYILDQWFEKAVKKQLEGESMLLAYADDFVCAFRYRKDAERFMIALEKRFNKFGLELAKDKTKLIKFSRFSKERNGDFDFLGFTFNWRVSRKGKDIITHTTSKKRFQTSVQKIKQWIKENRNCRLRKLTDLLNIKLRGYYNYYGIMGNHKMLRKMDTIVKKLLYKWMNRRSQRRSFNWQEFNKKLRISYPLQKPFIESINRQMVFQM; encoded by the coding sequence ATGCATCGTTTAAAGGAAACAAATGCCAGACAAGTAGGGTTGGAAAAACATTTGCAAACCTCCCTGAACGATATCGAAAAGAAGGCGAAATACAAGAAAGACCATAAGTTTGAGAATCTATACAGACTACTGAACAAATGGAATCTTGGTCAATCATGGCAACTTATAAACAAAAGAGCAGCAAAAGGAGTCGACAAAATAAGTGCCAAAGCGTTTGAAGCAAACTTACCAGAAGAACTAAACCTACTGGAAAAAGAACTGAAAAAGGGAACCTACCGGGCAAACCTAATCAGAAGAACGCACATCAGCAAATCGGATGGTGGACAAAGACCGCTAGGAATACCAGTAGTAAGAGACAAACTGCTTCAAACAACCTGCAGCAAAATACTACAAGCCATTTATGAGCCCAAATTTCAAGATTTCAGATACGGCTACAGAAAAGGAAAAGGAGCAAAAGACGCAGTCAAGCACCTAAGCAAAGAACTAAACCACGGCAAATACGGCTATATAGTAGAAGCAGACATCAAAGGCTACTTTCAAAACATAAACCATGATTACCTCATAGCCATGCTATCCAATGACATAGCAGATAAGCCATTCATAAGACTCATCAAAAAATGGCTCAAAGCAGGGATAATGACAGAAGAAAACATCATAGAAAAACCCCAACAAGGAACACCGCAAGGCGGAGTAATCAGTCCGATACTAGCCAACATCTACCTTCACTACATTCTAGACCAATGGTTTGAAAAAGCAGTCAAAAAGCAATTAGAAGGAGAAAGCATGTTATTAGCGTATGCAGACGATTTTGTTTGCGCCTTTAGATATCGAAAAGACGCTGAAAGATTCATGATTGCCCTAGAGAAACGCTTTAACAAATTTGGGCTAGAACTAGCAAAGGATAAAACCAAGCTCATAAAATTCAGTAGATTTAGTAAAGAAAGAAACGGTGATTTTGACTTTTTAGGCTTTACCTTTAATTGGAGAGTATCACGAAAAGGCAAAGACATAATAACCCACACAACAAGCAAAAAGAGATTCCAGACATCTGTCCAGAAAATAAAGCAGTGGATTAAAGAAAATAGAAACTGCAGACTCAGAAAATTGACAGACCTCCTGAACATAAAACTAAGAGGCTACTACAATTATTATGGGATAATGGGAAATCACAAGATGCTCAGAAAAATGGACACCATCGTAAAAAAGCTGTTGTATAAGTGGATGAACAGAAGAAGTCAAAGGAGAAGCTTTAACTGGCAAGAATTCAATAAGAAACTCAGAATAAGTTATCCGTTACAAAAGCCGTTTATAGAATCGATAAACAGACAGATGGTATTTCAAATGTAA
- a CDS encoding retropepsin-like aspartic protease, which translates to MKNVLIDTGSASTIFKLDTVEEIGLIAEADDTVGTISGVGGSEYVFLKKIDSIELNGLQIKDFTVDIGVMDYGIEIDGIIGTDFLMKVRGVVDLDKLLFESRLKEG; encoded by the coding sequence ATGAAAAACGTTTTAATTGATACTGGTTCTGCTAGTACCATCTTCAAGTTAGATACAGTTGAAGAAATAGGGTTAATAGCTGAAGCTGATGATACAGTTGGTACGATTTCTGGAGTAGGTGGCAGTGAATACGTTTTTTTGAAAAAAATAGATTCGATAGAATTGAATGGATTACAGATTAAAGACTTTACCGTAGATATAGGTGTAATGGATTATGGTATTGAGATTGATGGTATAATTGGAACCGATTTTCTTATGAAAGTAAGAGGAGTAGTTGATTTAGATAAGTTACTTTTTGAAAGCAGACTCAAAGAAGGGTGA
- a CDS encoding tetratricopeptide repeat protein, which produces MSSYKYFDELFEKLVELHEQLDTASMKEKNIIIDELRNVQTQGDDIYKQWLILQEYIDILDQEYNLSMKQEKAAETEYKTNKEVAPNGDTSNLKIDTKENELPDNEQKTKQIFWVADEEAVTTFRKGIGYFELLMFENSIEYFKETVNNDPNFMMARVYLGLCYLSLGKFNEAEEELKKSLLFAEEGNPYITLANHALGCVYAQLKKYELAQQYFQEVIHIDENFKNIYFNLGASYYNQQNYAKAKSIFLKGIKLNPKDWELYFLLGKCNMFLMDFNQAIKNLKIAFQLSNRIEVGLTLGKAYEITNQTSMASGVYENLLELFPKEAELYHRMGWIHLYNNEHNKAVIAIKRAIVLDRKNESYLFSLGWVYLHANKKTQANICFKQIEKCNIKNIYSKIGFAKLANESDSYNNAKEYLLKAIKDTYTKHELGVLAYHLGYYWLQRKNYNKSLNSFKASLRIAPYLTESNFYIQVLDKITNKEKQPIT; this is translated from the coding sequence TTGTCTTCTTATAAATATTTTGATGAATTATTCGAGAAGCTAGTTGAGTTACATGAACAATTAGATACAGCATCTATGAAAGAAAAGAATATAATTATTGATGAGCTACGAAATGTCCAGACTCAAGGTGATGACATATATAAGCAGTGGTTAATTCTCCAGGAGTATATAGATATATTAGATCAGGAATATAACCTCTCAATGAAACAGGAGAAAGCTGCTGAAACTGAATATAAAACAAATAAAGAAGTTGCGCCAAATGGTGACACTTCGAATCTTAAGATAGATACTAAGGAAAATGAATTACCTGATAATGAACAAAAAACAAAGCAGATTTTTTGGGTAGCTGATGAAGAAGCTGTTACAACTTTTAGAAAAGGTATTGGATATTTTGAGCTGCTAATGTTTGAAAACAGCATTGAATATTTCAAAGAAACTGTCAATAATGATCCAAATTTTATGATGGCACGCGTATATCTGGGATTATGCTATTTAAGTCTAGGTAAGTTTAATGAAGCAGAGGAAGAGTTGAAGAAATCGCTTCTTTTTGCCGAAGAAGGAAATCCATATATCACACTAGCGAATCATGCTTTAGGATGTGTATATGCCCAACTGAAAAAATATGAGCTGGCCCAACAGTACTTCCAAGAGGTAATACATATAGATGAGAACTTTAAAAACATTTATTTTAATCTTGGAGCATCGTATTATAATCAGCAAAATTATGCAAAAGCAAAATCGATATTCCTGAAAGGCATTAAGTTAAATCCTAAGGACTGGGAGCTATATTTCTTATTAGGCAAATGCAATATGTTTTTAATGGACTTTAATCAAGCAATAAAAAATTTAAAGATTGCCTTTCAGCTATCAAATCGGATAGAGGTGGGCTTAACATTAGGTAAAGCTTACGAAATAACTAATCAAACATCTATGGCATCAGGTGTTTATGAAAATTTGTTGGAACTATTCCCAAAGGAAGCAGAGTTATATCATCGCATGGGTTGGATACATTTATATAATAATGAACACAATAAAGCGGTTATTGCAATTAAAAGGGCTATTGTATTGGATCGGAAAAATGAATCTTATTTATTCTCATTAGGTTGGGTCTATCTACACGCAAATAAAAAAACTCAAGCAAACATCTGCTTTAAGCAGATAGAAAAATGTAATATTAAGAACATATACTCAAAAATTGGTTTTGCTAAGTTAGCCAATGAATCCGATAGTTACAATAATGCAAAAGAATACTTATTAAAAGCAATTAAAGACACCTATACAAAGCATGAACTAGGAGTTTTAGCATATCACCTCGGCTATTATTGGTTACAGCGCAAAAACTACAATAAATCGTTGAATAGCTTTAAAGCCTCATTGCGGATTGCACCATATCTAACAGAATCAAATTTTTATATTCAGGTTTTAGATAAAATAACAAATAAAGAAAAACAACCTATAACGTAA
- a CDS encoding Shedu anti-phage system protein SduA domain-containing protein: protein MNLYERDYNQISKDEIIEIDRVMEKYTKKLGNIKIYNSSYFREQPKAGRHYASLFPNNYLDIEDLQNKKELERKNKQFLNLLENNGAKEQEILNFIKNEKAYHVIGSIMKEYRFGHHDAYLFPEFQLGNSYKVDYLLVGKSSGGYEFILVELEAPYGRITIKSGDFGETIRKGINQIEDWKIWLNSNYSAFNEPLLKSCKGELSHEFYKYEPNRFHYAIVVGRRENFNEKTYILKRSLRNQQNINLLHYDNLIDKASRLIEEPSY from the coding sequence ATGAACTTATATGAAAGAGATTATAATCAAATTTCAAAAGATGAAATAATAGAAATAGACAGAGTAATGGAGAAATACACTAAAAAGCTGGGTAATATAAAAATTTATAACAGCTCCTATTTCCGAGAGCAACCTAAAGCTGGAAGGCATTATGCAAGTTTGTTTCCTAATAATTATCTTGACATTGAAGATTTACAGAATAAGAAAGAGTTAGAAAGAAAAAACAAACAATTTTTAAATTTGCTAGAGAACAATGGGGCAAAGGAACAAGAAATTCTAAATTTTATAAAAAATGAAAAAGCATATCATGTTATTGGATCTATAATGAAAGAGTATAGATTTGGACATCATGATGCATATTTATTTCCTGAATTTCAGCTAGGAAATAGCTACAAAGTAGATTATCTATTAGTGGGGAAGTCTTCTGGAGGATACGAGTTTATTCTAGTAGAATTAGAGGCACCTTATGGTCGAATAACAATTAAGTCAGGAGACTTTGGGGAAACAATCAGAAAAGGGATTAATCAAATTGAGGACTGGAAGATTTGGTTAAATAGTAATTATTCAGCATTTAACGAACCATTATTAAAAAGTTGTAAAGGTGAATTGTCTCATGAATTTTATAAATATGAACCAAATAGGTTTCATTATGCGATTGTTGTTGGAAGAAGAGAAAACTTTAATGAAAAAACATATATACTCAAAAGGAGCTTAAGAAATCAACAAAACATCAATCTCTTACATTATGACAATCTAATAGATAAGGCATCAAGATTAATTGAGGAACCATCATATTAA
- a CDS encoding DUF4179 domain-containing protein — protein sequence MRNIRKIVVIICILAITITGCGRMPDPPTATEVTDLIDYIGFEDLLATDSGLNKGMEMTPLLNKSVTNNGIEFTVHQVIADAIRTIIIYSYEFQENSYDSNRGADNNNHYMKPGDVRINELTSHPMSHGRYSEQEERYSSITIFNRALDRDIKKITIEAENLGGLEGEWSIEAPVYFMEDIEGRDIVTYEMLRVEEIGIGFTVVELTLGSTATYLNWVFREILIYEDDLDFTMVRSSLYENEQFFPLLTSPLLGFRSYPEFIMKNQVVYIEDESGNILRPDRSSGSSEAMFPPIKEDEEVKIIAKHPLLQSKEPVLFQIEMGASGWQTASYEKAGTTVTLDEVAIGDKTSIKLRYQYGMLGEMREAYILDNQGNRYELERMELWMPAYDELELTIEEYNMMAQYSEGYDVEEYRNRYIETMRSFIDNYKEYEKYQILYFPALPEDTVSFVLQFDEVMFVPDVTWEVKVEN from the coding sequence TTGCGTAATATAAGAAAAATAGTGGTCATTATTTGTATATTAGCTATTACTATTACTGGGTGTGGAAGAATGCCAGATCCGCCAACAGCAACAGAAGTAACAGATCTTATAGATTATATTGGTTTTGAGGATTTATTAGCAACTGATTCTGGTCTTAATAAAGGAATGGAAATGACACCACTACTAAATAAGTCTGTAACTAACAATGGAATTGAATTTACTGTACATCAAGTGATTGCAGATGCAATTAGAACAATAATCATTTATAGCTATGAGTTTCAAGAGAATAGCTATGATTCCAATAGAGGTGCAGACAATAATAACCATTATATGAAACCAGGAGACGTAAGAATAAATGAATTAACTTCTCACCCCATGAGCCATGGTCGTTATAGTGAACAAGAGGAACGTTATTCAAGTATAACTATTTTCAATCGGGCATTAGATAGAGACATAAAGAAGATAACAATTGAGGCTGAAAACCTTGGTGGTCTTGAAGGGGAATGGAGTATAGAAGCTCCTGTCTATTTTATGGAAGATATTGAAGGAAGAGATATAGTAACATATGAAATGCTTCGAGTAGAAGAAATAGGAATCGGCTTTACAGTAGTTGAATTAACACTAGGAAGTACAGCAACATATTTGAACTGGGTATTTAGAGAAATATTGATTTATGAGGATGACCTTGATTTTACAATGGTTAGAAGTAGTCTATATGAAAATGAGCAGTTTTTCCCGTTATTGACGTCACCGTTACTGGGGTTTCGTTCGTATCCAGAGTTCATAATGAAAAACCAAGTAGTGTATATCGAAGATGAGAGCGGGAACATATTAAGACCTGATCGTTCAAGTGGATCTTCAGAAGCTATGTTTCCACCTATAAAAGAAGATGAAGAAGTGAAAATTATTGCAAAACACCCGTTACTACAATCTAAGGAACCAGTCCTATTTCAAATAGAGATGGGTGCTAGTGGTTGGCAGACAGCTTCATATGAAAAAGCTGGAACAACTGTGACGTTAGATGAAGTTGCAATTGGAGATAAAACCTCAATTAAACTACGTTACCAATACGGAATGCTAGGAGAGATGAGGGAAGCCTATATACTTGATAATCAAGGTAATCGCTACGAATTAGAAAGAATGGAGCTGTGGATGCCAGCCTATGACGAACTAGAATTAACAATCGAGGAATACAATATGATGGCACAATATAGCGAAGGATACGATGTTGAGGAATATAGAAATAGGTATATCGAAACAATGCGCTCCTTTATAGACAATTACAAGGAATATGAAAAATATCAAATACTCTACTTTCCTGCTCTGCCAGAAGATACAGTTTCTTTTGTCTTACAATTCGATGAAGTAATGTTCGTTCCTGATGTGACTTGGGAAGTGAAAGTTGAGAATTAG
- a CDS encoding CvfB family protein, whose product MNETNKIHKLRVKNTTRSGAFLEWEPGNDLFLPIREQTTDLKNGDVCLVGLYVNEDTDELCATMYLYDLLSTESPYKKNDVAQGTVYNINRDLGVFVAVDDIYHGLVLNKELYGNFAIGDKIEVRIKSVREDGKLELSLRKQAHNEIESDAQKIMELLKQRDGKLSINDKSAPEEIKAELNISKAAFKRAAGRLLKEGAIKITDDGIELTWKN is encoded by the coding sequence ATGAACGAAACTAATAAAATACATAAACTAAGAGTAAAAAACACTACAAGAAGCGGGGCATTTTTGGAATGGGAACCAGGCAATGACCTTTTCTTACCAATAAGAGAACAAACTACTGACCTTAAAAATGGAGATGTATGCTTAGTAGGCTTATATGTTAACGAAGATACCGACGAGTTGTGTGCAACAATGTATCTATATGATTTATTAAGCACTGAATCACCATACAAAAAAAATGATGTAGCGCAGGGAACTGTATATAACATAAATAGAGATCTAGGAGTTTTTGTAGCTGTTGATGATATATACCACGGTTTAGTTCTCAATAAAGAGTTATATGGCAACTTTGCAATAGGTGACAAGATTGAGGTTAGGATTAAAAGCGTAAGGGAAGATGGTAAATTAGAGTTAAGCTTGAGAAAACAGGCACACAATGAAATCGAGAGTGATGCACAAAAGATTATGGAGCTACTAAAGCAACGTGATGGAAAGCTCTCAATCAATGATAAAAGCGCTCCTGAAGAAATAAAAGCAGAATTAAATATTAGTAAAGCTGCTTTTAAAAGGGCTGCTGGCAGGCTCTTAAAAGAGGGTGCCATCAAAATTACTGATGATGGTATTGAGTTAACCTGGAAAAATTAA